Proteins found in one Mytilus edulis chromosome 2, xbMytEdul2.2, whole genome shotgun sequence genomic segment:
- the LOC139511233 gene encoding uncharacterized protein isoform X2, which translates to MRKFCVIDFLRILAVLFLIYACVNCNNYRNPEIRHLQQTMCKDTSKHCIFEQVCEIRVAQCLIPPCPDITYCASTWGSLSKGGACPTADDNSAGTVQCFGDFGCGLNNNDVCCHNRNTKTSYCHTP; encoded by the exons ATGAGAAAGTTTTGCGTCATTGATTTTTTGAGG ATTTTAGCAGTTTTATTTCTTATCTATGCTTGTGTAAACTGTAACAACTACAGGAATCCAGAGATCCGGCATCTTCAACAGACCATGTGTAAG GATACTAGTAAACACTGTATATTTGAACAAGTATGTGAAATCAGAGTAGCACAGTGTTTAATACCACCATGTCCTGATATAACTTACTGTGCTTCAA cATGGGGATCTTTGTCGAAGGGTGGTGCTTGTCCAACTGCAGACGACAACAGTGCTGGTACAGTTCAGTGTTTTGGAGATTTCGGATGTGGTTTAAATAACAACGATGTTTGTTGTCATAACCGTAATACGAAAACCTCGTACTGCCACACACCTTAA
- the LOC139510408 gene encoding uncharacterized protein, producing MESNYHIPVLVQSVADLESSSSTVTVITSLSSTVTVITSFSSTVTVITSLSSTVTVITSLSSTVTVITSLSSTVTVITSLSSTVTVITSPSSTVTVITSLSSTVTVITSLSSTVTVITSLSSTVTVITSLSSTVTVITSLSSTVTVITSLSCTVTVITSLSSTVTVITSLSSTVTVITSLSSTVTVITSLSSTVTVITSLSSTVTVITSLSSTVTVITSLSSTVTVITSLSSTVTVITSLSSTVTVITSLSSTVTVITSLSSTVTVITSLSSTVTVITSLSSTVTVITSLSSTVTVITSLSSTVTVITSLSSTVTVITSLSSTVTVITSPSSTVTVITSLLSTVKVITSLASTVTVITSLSSLRFYIRTLHLSGAFESGLYFPGFQLH from the exons ATGGAAagcaactatcatattcctgttTTGGTACAG TCCGTTGCAGATTTGGAAAGTAGTTCATCTACTGTAACAGTGATCACTAGCCTTTCATCTACTGTTACAGTGATCACTAGCTTTTCATCTACTGTAACAGTGATCACTAGCCTTTCATCTACTGTAACAGTGATCACTAGCCTTTCATCTACTGTTACAGTGATCACTAGCCTTTCATCTACTGTAACAGTGATCACTAGCCTTTCATCTACTGTAACAGTGATCACTAGCCCTTCATCTACTGTAACAGTGATCACTAGCCTTTCATCTACTGTAACAGTGATCACTAGCCTTTCATCTACTGTAACAGTGATCACTAGCCTTTCATCTACTGTAACAGTGATCACTAGCCTTTCATCTACTGTAACAGTGATCACTAGCCTTTCATCTACTGTAACAGTGATCACTAGCCTTTCATGTACTGTAACAGTGATCACTAGCCTTTCATCTACTGTAACAGTGATCACTAGCCTTTCATCTACTGTTACAGTGATCACTAGCCTTTCATCTACTGTTACAGTGATCACTAGCCTTTCATCTACTGTAACAGTGATCACTAGCCTTTCATCTACTGTAACAGTGATCACTAGCCTTTCATCTACTGTAACAGTGATCACTAGCCTTTCATCTACTGTAACAGTGATCACTAGCCTTTCATCTACTGTAACAGTAATCACTAGCCTTTCATCTACTGTAACAGTAATCACTAGCCTTTCATCTACTGTAACAGTGATCACTAGCCTTTCATCTACTGTAACAGTGATCACTAGCCTTTCATCTACTGTAACAGTGATCACTAGCCTTTCATCTACTGTTACAGTGATCACTAGCCTTTCATCTACTGTTACAGTGATCACTAGCCTTTCATCTACTGTTACAGTGATCACTAGCCTTTCATCTACTGTAACAGTGATCACTAGCCTTTCATCTACTGTAACAGTGATCACTAGCCCTTCATCTACTGTAACAGTGATCACTAGCCTTTTATCTACTGTAAAAGTGATCACTAGCCTTGCATCTACTGTAACAGTGATCACTAGCCTTTCATCACTCAGGTTTTATATTAGAACTCTGCACTTGTCAGGTGCATTCGAATCCGGTCTTTATTTTCCAGGATTCCAACTTCACTAA